The Dasypus novemcinctus isolate mDasNov1 chromosome 11, mDasNov1.1.hap2, whole genome shotgun sequence DNA window GATTTAATTTGAATTTAGTGGAGTGGGAGGGGAAGGCCTTAGGGTAGGCAGGATCTGAGTCAGGGCCTTCAAGGATGGGAGTTAAGCAAAAAGGGACAGTCTCAGTGGGTGAAGTGGATGGACTGCCTGATTGGATCTGAGTAGAGCAGGTAAAGTGGGTTGGGATGTTTGCTGTGATATGTACACAGATGCTTTTCCCCAGGTGCTTGGACACAAGAttatatgtaaacatacataggAATCCCATGGGGCTTTCGGGGGTGGAGGAAtaggtggtattggattgggtGGCGGGTGGAACTTGCGTGTTAAACCTAGCAGGGCTGTAAGGAGGAGGTGGCTATGGCTGGCTTTGGGAGGTTGAAAGGCCTGGTATGTAAGGAGGCAGGTCTGGGCCTGGGGGCTTCCCCTTCTGGCCTCTCTGCCTGTCACTGTTGACCTTCCAGATGGGAGCTGAATGCCATGACCACCAACAGCAATATCAGTCGTCCTATCGTGTCCTCCCATGGGTAGGAGGAACTTTCTGCCACCTCCCCTCCTGAGCCTGCTGTTGTCTTCACTGCCCCTGCCCATCTCTCACCTGCCTGCCCCTTTGGACCCTGGACTCGGTATATTTCCACATGGAGTTGTTGGACTAGAGGTGTTTTCTGTGCTGTGAACTCAGTGGGGAGCTGTAGGGAGGAGGACTAGGTCCTTCCCCCTTTGGGCCGAGGGCCCCTTCCCTTGGTGCTCTGTCCTATCCACCTCCCTCCAACTGCtcctgggcctgtgctctcccaGGCCAGCGAGGCTCtgctgggaagggaagggaatagaatggggagaagggagaagcaAGCAGTGTCTGAGCCTCAGGAGCTTCCCCTCATCCCTTTACCTACCCCTTCCCCCTGCTTGAGCCATGAGCATTGATTAGGAGCTGAGAGGAGTTGCAGCTGTTGGCATGAcacctccttctccccctcccggGGAGATGGGGACCAGCAGATAATCCCACCTTTCCCTGAGCTGTTGCTGTACCCTGAATCTCAGTCAGCtcagattttataaaaacaaattaaaaacttcaaaatgTGTGATCTCTGTTTCTGGAATGAGGCGGGGAGGTGGGAGTTTGCAATGAGGGCAGGGTGCTGAGAAGGCACCCCCGAGGTTCTGGCTTCTCAGCCAGGTCTGAGGAAACCAAATGTCACCAAGACCTGGGCTGGCTTCTGCTCTTGGGCATGGAGTCCAAGGCCCTGTGACGCAGGGGCGAAAGGTATCGCCGTTATCTCGGAGTCGGCTCTCCATTCGGCCTCCCGCGCCCCTCCTGCCTCTCCCGGCCCGGCTCCTGGGCAGCCCTGCGCTCCGGGTATTCGCCTCTTTCATTAAAAAGCTGAACCTCGGCCTCCGGGAAACCCCGGAAGAGGCGGGTCTTTGGGTCGTCTGAGCGGAAGTAGCGCCATTCGTCTTCTGAGCCTTATACGCCCGGATGCCCAAAGTGAGCCCCCGAGCCCGGGCCGGGGCCCGGTCGCCTCGCGGAGCCCCGGATGTTGGGGAGGCCAGCGGGAGCATGGAGTCGGGGGCAGCGGCCCTCAGCCTGCGAACCGGtgaggggtggagggtggggtcgGCGGTGGGAAGAGGCGCGGGGTGGCGGGCGCCGGCCTGGCTCCCGGAGCGCCAGATCTAGGGCTTCCGAGCCGGCAGTAACGGTAAGACCGAGGTTTTCTAAAAGCTCAACAATGGAGTGTCGCCCAACGTCAAGGGAAGtcgggagtgggagagagtgtttcCTGAAATAGGACGTCCTGAGCAGCTTATTTAACACCAGACGAGGGTTTTCAGCAAGGAGAAAATGCATGTGCCAAAGCACCAGGTTGGGAAAGGGCACGGGTTGCTTGGGAAGAATAGGAGGATTAGTATTAAACAAGTCGCAGTCATTTATTGACTTTCATATTCAGGCACAGTTTTAAGCTCCttgctctttaaaaaaaggcagttaaaaaaaaaaaaaaaagacagcggaaccgatgtggcttgagcaggtgagtgctggcctcccacctgggaggtcccaggttcaatccccagcatctcaaaaaaaaaaaaaaaaaaaatccacgttgattattacattaaaaagcagTAAAGGGGGAGGCgttgggaatatgggaatcctttttttttcttctaagtacTGGGGGCCCGGTATGTGGGatcttgtatgtgagaagcccaCACTCAACAACTGGGCCACATCGGTCcctcccctatatatatatatgtttatgttttCCCCACACACAACCAAATGGCTCCCTCTTTGTTTGCTCCTTGTTTGGGCTCTTTGTCttgtctcctctttttttttttggctcattgtctcctcttttttttgttaaagattgattttattcttccccaccccctcctcgtttgcacttgctttgtctgttggtcttccttgtttcttgattttttttttttttaagatttatttatttctctcccttccaccccccaccctggttgtctgttctttgtgtctatttgctgtgtcttgtttctttgtccgcttctgttgttgtcagcggcacgggaatctgtctctctttgttgcatcatcttgtgtcagctttctgtgtgggtggcgccattcttatgcaggctgcactttctttagcgcagGGCGACTCCCCTtaacagggctcactccttgcatgttgggcttccctatgtggggcacacccctgcgtggcacggcactccttgtgcgcatcagcactgcgtgtgggtcagctccacacgggtcaaggaggcccggggtttgaaccgctgacctccaatgtggtagatggacgccctaaccactgggccaagtccacttcccccttgtttctttaagaggcaccagaaactgaaccagggatctcccatatgggagggacgctcccaattgcttgagccaccacaGTTTCCTTTTGGGTCTCCCATtccccttgtgtctcttgttgcatcatcctgcggcatcagctttctgtgcctgcctgtcattccagctcactgtcctgcttgtcctctttaggaggcatcgggaacctctgctccctgctttgtttggTCTCtcgttgtttttcttcttgtgtctcctgttgtggcagcttgccatgcctgccctttGCGCTggcttgttgtctttttttaggaggcagcagaaACCAAACCAggcacctcccgtgtgggaagtaggcactcaactcttgagccacatctcttccctcccctgtatttttgatgtaacatttatgtaatctaaataatctaaaattatttaatgtaatctaaaataatcaaaagttatttaaaaatttttaaaaaggcagtaaaACACTGAATTgcactttttttaaaagggggaattttaaAGCATTGAGttatatcttgattttttttttaaaaggcagaggtTATGGATGGAGAGAAAGCTGGGAGTGGTtgcagttttttttaaatagggcACAAGGAAGGTCTCATTGCaaaagtgacatttgagcaaatgCTTGAAGATGAGGGAGCGATCACTGCATGTATCTTAGGGGGTGTTCCAAGTGGAACATCAGGTGCAAAGGATCTGAGGCAGGAGTATACCTTCCTGCTCAGGAATTGCTAGGAGGCCAGTTgcctggagaggaatgagaaggagATAAGTAGGAGAGATTAGAAATATCACAGGTCCCAGGTCATATGGGGGTGTTCAGGCCATTGTAAGGCCTATGGCATTTCCTCTGAGCAAGATGGAAGCCATTGGGGAGTTTTGAATATGGGGGCATGATCTGAGCCACGGTGAGAGTGCcaagtttagatttgcattttagatgtGTCTCAGGCTGAAGTGGGGAGCAAAGGTTTAAGAGGGGAGAGATTTAAGATGTTGGGCGACTAATTAGGAGGCTAGGGTACTGACTGGGCAAGGGATGCTAAGAGAATGAACAGGAAATTGACAATGGTAACTGAGTGAGGAAACCTGTAAGGGAGTCATTTAAAAGAGTGAAGAATAGGAGACTATGGCTCTTCTTGGTCCACCTCCAGTGTTATGCATGTAAGGCCTTAGCAAGAAATGAGGCCCCAGGCAGCCAGAACAGTTGGGGAGTTAGGTGTCAGTGTAGTACCACTACAGCTGTGCTGTCTAAGATTTGTAGAGGATGTTGGGGATATTAGAAGGAATCAGTTACCTCAGGAATGGGGATGGAAAAACTATTGCAGCAGTGGGAGATGCTTAGCTGAGTCGTGTCTCTTTGacctccaccccctccctgctTCCACAGACACATCCAATATGTCATTTGAGGAGCTGTTGGAATTGCAGAGCCAAGTGGGGAATAAGACGGACAAACATTTGGTAGCTGGAAACAGCACTAGGAAGCAGGGTTCTAAAGCACCTGTCCAAAATGCATGTGTTGCAGATAGGCACAGGTGAGGAGCAAGGCCTGCCCCAGGAGTTGGAGGATACCTGGGACCTCGAGCTGATAATATGCTTTCTTGGGTGACAAGTGGGGAGCCTTTGACCAAGAGTGGAGTCTGCTTGACCTATCCTTTAATTTCTCTCTAGGCCTCTGGAAATGTCAGCCAAGGTCCGGGTGCCATATTTGCGTCAGGTTATTCCCATCAGTAAGAAGGTGAGGAAGGAGGCAGGAAGCACTTTCTCAGTGAAAGGAGACTGAACAGTCCGTGTTTCATGTTCCCTCTGTTCTTTCCAAAGGTGGCCCGGGACCCCCGCTTTGATGATCTCTCAGGGGAATATAATCCTGAGGTGTTTGACAAAACATATCAATTCCTGAATGACATCCGAGCCAAAGAGAAAGAGGTGTGCAGCCCGAGACTGGGTCATGGGGGTTTTTGGAGGGGAACCAGGGCACAGTTTTAGAGTGGGCTGGAGAGAACAGGGTACACAGTGTGTgggcagatttacctctccctgattttggttcttatattcaAATCCTGGCTCATCAACTTACTATCTGTGTGACCATCAGTCAGTTATGCAttttctctcagcctcagttttctaGTCATAAGAAGGGATAACAATAATAACTCATTTCACAGTGCTACTGAGTTAATACACACGAACCCCTTAGAATAGTGCTTGGCACAGAATTTCAGCTGGCATTTAAAGAATGCTAACTAATGCTAACTATTGTGATACTTGTTTTGAATGTAAAGATTTTGAAAAAACAGTTGAAGAAGCACCGGTCAGGGGAGGAACATGAGAAACTGCAGCAGCTGCTTCAGCGAATGGTGAGTGAGTAATAATTGCAGGTGGGTGAGGATAGTGTTTCAGGGTAGGAGGTGATTCACAAAGGTGATTTATAGTCTCCCATTCACCCATCTCATCTTGCCTCATCAGGAACAGCAAGAAATGGCACAGCTGGAACGAAAGCAGCAGCAGGAGCTGCGCCTGGCCCTGAAGCAGAAGCGGCGGGCTCAGGCCCAGCAGGGCCATCGGCCGTATTTCCTGAAGAAATGTGAGTGGGACACATCTATCACTGGCTGATTACAGGGGCAGGCAaggggtggccatggtggcagaATACTGCCTTGGGCTTATAGTGAGCTCCTTAAGAAAGGCATGGGCTGGATCCCATGGTAACTTGAAGGAACATAAAACGAGGAGAGGAGTTATTTGTAACCAGTCTCGTACCCCTACTTAGGTTATGGGCAGGATTATCACTTTTATCTCTGTATCATATGGAGGGAGCTCACAGTTGGTTGAAGTAAGACTGGAGTCATATAAACCTGCTTATACACACCAGCAAACTCCACTCATGTATCCTAACATTGTGGTtgggaaaagggaaggagggCAGCTTCCTTCTTTGCTCACCAAGTTTCTCCCTGTCCTCTAGCTGAGCAGCGCCAGTTGGCCCTCGCTGAGAAGTTCAAGGAGCTGAAACGCAGCAAGAAGCTGGAGAGTTTCTTGAGTCAAAAGAGGCGCCGAAATGCAAGCAAGGACAGGAGACATCTCCCTTTGGGTAAAGAGTAATAAGGAACTGTCCTCTGCTCTGCAACTGCCCTAGAAAGACATGGATCTGTGGGCCTTGAACTTGGCCTGTTCTCCTGGTTTTCTCCCATTCAAGGGCAAGGATTACAGCTGCCCTTTTGAACTAGGTTGGCTCAAAGTCTCTTGGACTTCTCATAGGTCTGGAAAAGAAGAGCAGCTCAGCCTCTTCCCATGCCCCACTGCCTCTGCTTAGATCTGTTTTATATCCTCATGTCCTCCTCACACCCTTGCCTTAAACTGTAGAAGACAAGGGGCCCATGAGTGACCTTGGCCCGGTAAAGGCCACAGAGTATGCTGATTCCCAGGGCTGGGACTTTATGCAGGATCCCCATCATAAGCATtcttgtcactcttctttttatgACTCCATCATTTAAAGTGTGAAACAGTCCCACAGAGGAAAACTCAACTTTGGTTTTAGAAGCAAGGGGAGAtaggaggtggggagagaaagctTCTCCAATAATTTGTAACCACGCTGGGCCTCATACTGTCTGGGACTAGCATTCATACTTCCATGTGGCCTGGAAACTCCTCAAGCTGATAATTTAGTCTAAAGCAGTGCCTCCAGGTACCTGGTGAAAACAAACGTGATCCTCTCCTAAGGAGTGTACTTTGAACCCAGTCCTCAAGGAATTTCAGATAAAATGTCAGTAAAAACAAAGCACACAAGGGAAGAAACCACCGTGAATGAGAGTCATGAGGAACAACAGCCAATGGACTGAGACGAGTgttgaaattataaaatacaaactataagacattttatttaggtttaaagaaaaagtatGACTAACGAAGATCAAAAATGATCAAACTGAgttgaaaaaagtaaaacttgtaaaaatgaaaaatacagtatttgaaattaaaaacttcaTGGTTAAATAGATTAGACATATCTACAGGAAGAAACTGGAAGTAGGTCTGAAGAAAATGGAGTATAGAGACGAGAGATGGAAACTAAGGAAAAGACGTTAAAAAATATGGAAGGTAGAGAGCAAGTTTGACATATTTAATTAGGGTTCCAGAAGGAGAGAATATTTCAGAAAGGCTGAGAATTTTTGAGAATTGATGATATTTATATACCCTAAGAGTTAGGAAAACCCAGTTAATTCCAAACAGGATAGAGACAGAAAACCTAGGTAAATCGTAAGAAATTTCAAAACATTAGAAAGAACaagatcttaaaagcagtcaTAAAGAATACAGTTAAAACCTAGAAAATCTATAGCTTGATGCTTCAGGGATGGGAGAAGGATGTTCTGATGATAGAATGGAAGCTACAGGTAGTTACTGGGATAGTTTGCCTTGCTGTAAGCAATCCCATGTTACAGGGTCCCCAGTGACACATATCAGTCTTCCtttaaaaccaaagaaatggATTCTGGCTGATAAAAGCAGAAAAAGGCTATTGAACTGGGCTCACAGAACCACTAGGCTGGAGAGAAGCTCCACAGGCACttttgggtgggggtgggtgggtggggcagTGAGAGTCTGATCCTACCTCAACTGGAGTGTTGATGTGAAAATGCCACTGCTGACACCAGAATGCAGTTTTTACTTGCCCTTCTGCTTTGCTCTAGGTTGAGAAGTTTGAGGCAGAATCATCTGATTAGCTAATCCTTGGTCACGTAAGGGGGGAGAGTGGGGAAGCAAGCGTCTGGTGGGAGGTAGACTCTTGTCCATCTGGATTTGTGGTAGAGCGTTTCCTAAGCATGGGAAGGGGGTTCAGGTGGTGGGTCGTTAGAAAACATGATATATATCCACTATAAGGCTGCTTTGGCCACCCCAAACTGCTACTTTTCCCCCTCAACCAGGACCCAAATTGGTGTTGGAAAGCTCTAAGCttcagctgtatttttttttttttaaagataaaattcacatacaattcatccatttaaagagTACAGTTTACTGGTTCctagtatattcagagttgtgcaaccatcaccactaatttagaacattttcatcaccctacCAAAGAAAACTTCCTTTTAGCAATCAAGCCCTAGGCAAtcactaatctgttttctgtctctatatatttgcctattttaaacatttcatacaaatgaaatcaatacatgttcttctgtgtgcttttTAAACTTTGATTACTTAGTCCTGACAAGCCAAGGTCCCAGGGTACCAAACTTCTGTCACCAGGACCATCTTAGAAATGGAGCCAAGTGTCTGCCCTCCAGGCAGGGAAAGTTCTGAGGTTAGAGAAAGGCTCCGGTCCTTTAAAGCCCTGTTGAAAGAAGGGAGGGCCAGGCCTGAAGTCAGAACTGCTCTCCTGGAGCAGGTCTTCAAGGCCAGAGTCGGGTTGGGGTGAGACTTGTGATGAAGAGACTGGCTGACACCAGGGAGCCATGCTGCAAGTAGGAAATGCAGGGTTTCAGGTCCCAGACTGGTGTATTCTTCCCTTAAGAACTGCTTGAGACTCATGCATTGCAGATGGAGCAGAGAGGTGTGCAGGGGAGACTGATGGCTCGGGTGACCGAGTGGGATGAATGAGTGCAGAGCGTATAGCCTGGTGGCTGACACTCAGCCCATGCAGGAGCCTGTGTGGGTAGAAGCAGCACAGTGAGTGGTGGTGGAAGAAAATGGTATCCTCTGCCTCTACACACGTATTGCCTGCTGGCCTGGCTACTAGAGTCAGTGGTAGGCTCCtctgaagggaaaagaaaagacagaggatGAGAGCCCAGCGCAGGGCACAAAGTTTCAGCACCTGGGAGCTGCTCAAAAATAAGGGCAAGGCCTGGGGCAATAAAAGAAATAGGCCATGATAGGCCATGATCTCTGGTACAAAGGTGAAGAGGCCCCTTGACTGCAGCCACTCCAGTGTGTCTTGGGGCTCACAGCAGCCTGCTTGGGCTCTGCATGGTGCCTGCTGGGAGAGCCACCAACAGCGCCACACTGTGGAGCCACCCAACTGCAAAACAAGCCTGGCCCCCTTTAACATCTGCTTTGCTACCTTGTGGGCACCCTGGCTCTCCCACCCCAGGTTTCGTGCAGATTCTCTTCCAAATCTCCATCCTGTAGTCCTGGCTGGCACCTCCACTCTGGCCTTTATGCCATCCCTCACCACCAgactcttcctccctccttcccccttccttcctctgcAGCCTACAAGAATGCCTGGGCCATctgtccttccctcctccccgTAAGGCCCCTGCCAAGATGAAGGGCCCCGCCCTTGGCATGGTCCCCTAGCCAGCCCTGCCCAATGGCAGCAGCACAGGGCAGCCTGCCCCCCACAGGGGCACATGCTCACCCAGGGGGCTAGTTGGGAATAGGGGTTTGGGGACTGTGCGGTTCCTTCTAGGTCTGCTTCCAACCTGGATGCTACACTGCCAGGATGGGACACTCACACAAGCCCTGGTGTGCTTGCAGCAGCTGCACGTCTTCTCCCACCTTCACCAGATCAGCCGTGAGAAGGCGAGCACTGCCCTCACTGCAGGGAGTGGTGGCCAAATAGGGACTCGCATTGGCAAAGCCTTCACCATGTCAGATGCTCCCACACCTGCTACTCTTCAAAGCCCCAGAGTGACGCTGGTCCTCTTCTACAAACAGGAAAATGAAGCCCTGCTTGGACAGCTGCCCAAGTCCAGCAAGGTGCCGAGGCAGGCGCGGAGCATGGGTCTGCAGCCTGCCAGGTCAAAGAGCTGCTGATGACATGCCCTCTGGAGGGCCTGGGCTCATCCCTCTCCACTTACACTCCCTGCCTGGAGAGGGGGTTGCAAAGTCACACCTGACTCCGCCTCTGTCCGCATCCTACCATCCTGCTAACAAGAGACCGCCTCCAAGCCACACggctccctctccccttccagcCAGGAAAACCACCCCTGCTCACCCATCAGATCTCTGGCAATCACCAAAACGCACGCAGGCCACACAGTCAAACTCCtgcattttatttctgtagaAAGCCCCTGTCCTACCTCCCCCTGACCCTCCTCCAGGGCTACCGGAAGGTAGAGAAGCTCTGGGTACTGGTGCCTGAAGCATAGGGCACACCCCGAGAGCGAATCTGCAAGGTGTGGAAGGTGAGGGGGGGGTTGGGGCCCGAGGAGCCTGGGTTCAGGGACTCGGTGTGAGGCTCCATCGCAGTCACGGCCACTGCGTAGGACAGCATCTGGGGCCGGTCGTCGTGGCGTCTCACTGTGCCCTTGCCCAGGAGGTGCAGGACGCAGGAGAGGACGTCTGTACTGCTGCAGGCAGACCCCCTACCAAGGCTGCTGACCAAACCCCTGGGAGGACACGGGCCCTTCTGCCAAGCCTCCAGCacctggggtgggagaggagcaGGGAAGCCACAGGTTGGGGGACACCCGGCTTAGCTGCCTGtagctcctcccccaccccacaagCCGCCAGGGCGGGAAGCCCCAGGTACACGAGGCACCCCCAAACCTCCACTCCTCACGTACCCGAGGCTCCACAGTGAACCAGTTACTTCCACCGTGAACGCCCTCCTGCGGCTGTCTCCCCGCTCAGCCCGCTTacccaccgtggccaccctccaCCTACCAGGCAGACAAGCTGGTCGACGTGCAGCCCCTCATCCCCGTGGGCCTTGAGGATTCGGACAATGAGGCAGTTCAGGAGGTTCCGTCTCTTCTCCAAGCTCCGGCCCTCCTCATCCTCGGCTT harbors:
- the RRP36 gene encoding ribosomal RNA processing protein 36 homolog isoform X1; the protein is MPKVSPRARAGARSPRGAPDVGEASGSMESGAAALSLRTDTSNMSFEELLELQSQVGNKTDKHLVAGNSTRKQGSKAPVQNACVADRHRPLEMSAKVRVPYLRQVIPISKKVARDPRFDDLSGEYNPEVFDKTYQFLNDIRAKEKEILKKQLKKHRSGEEHEKLQQLLQRMEQQEMAQLERKQQQELRLALKQKRRAQAQQGHRPYFLKKSEQRQLALAEKFKELKRSKKLESFLSQKRRRNASKDRRHLPLGKE
- the RRP36 gene encoding ribosomal RNA processing protein 36 homolog isoform X2 translates to MSFEELLELQSQVGNKTDKHLVAGNSTRKQGSKAPVQNACVADRHRPLEMSAKVRVPYLRQVIPISKKVARDPRFDDLSGEYNPEVFDKTYQFLNDIRAKEKEILKKQLKKHRSGEEHEKLQQLLQRMEQQEMAQLERKQQQELRLALKQKRRAQAQQGHRPYFLKKSEQRQLALAEKFKELKRSKKLESFLSQKRRRNASKDRRHLPLGKE